CCCTGTTTTTGCACCCCGAGGCCAAGGGCTACTTCAAGGCGGCGGGGCTGGACGTGACGGTGGATTCGGGCAACGGCTCGGGCGGCACGGTCACCCGCGTGGCATCCGGTTCCTACGACATGGGTTTTGCCGACATGGCCGCCCTGATGGAGTTCCATGCCAACAACCCCGATGCGCCGAACAAGCCGGTGGCGGTGATGATGGTCTACAACAACACGCCGGCGGCGGTCATGGCGTTGAAGAAAAGCGGCATCACCAAGCCCGCCGACCTGAACGGCAAGAAGCTGGGCGCGCCGGTGTTCGACGCGGGACGCAAGGCATTTCCGATTTTTCAGAAAGCCAACAATGTGACCAGCGTGGCCTGGACCTCGATGGACCCGCCGCTGCGCGAAACCATGCTGGTGCGCGGTGACATCGATGCCATCACCGGTTTCGGCTTCACCTCCCTGCTCAACCTGGAAGCCCGCGGCGTCAAGGCGGCCGACGTGGTCATGATGAACTACGCTGACTACGGGGTGAAGCTGTACGGCAACGCCATCATCGCCAGCCCCAAGCTGATCAAGGAGAACCCGGCGGCCGTCAAAGCCTTCCTGCTGGCCTTCAGCAAAGGGGCCAAGGAAGTGATGGCCAGTCCGGCGGTCGCGATCGAGAGCGTCAAGGCGCGCGACGGCATCGTGAATGTGGCGCTGGAAACGCGCCGCCTGCAGCTGGCGGTGGACACCGTGCTGGCCACGCCCGACGCGCGCAAGGAAGGCTTCGGGCAGGTGGTGCCGGCGCGCCTGGCGCTGATGGCCTCTCAGGTTTCCGACGCCTACAACACCAAGGCGCGCATCGACCCCGCCGCCGTCTGGGACGGCAGCATGCTGCCCCCGGCCGCAGCATTGAACGTCTTGCCGCCAGCGAAGAAGTGAGCCTTTTCAGGCATTGAAGCGGGCCGCGCGTTGACGCGTGTGGCCTGCGCCCACCGGCGAGCAATGCCGGTTGGGTCAGTCTGGCTTTTTGTTGGTTTTCAGGGCAGGGCGCTGTGGTGGCCTGTCCGCTTCCGGATCACCCCCCCATGGCAGAAGATTTGGCGCCCGCCACTGACACACCCTTTGTCGAATTTGATCAGGTCTGGCTCGCCTACAACGACGAGTTGCTGGCCAAAAACACCTTCGCGGTGGAGGACATCAACCTCAAGGTCAAGCGGGGCGAGTTCATCGCCATCGTGGGGCCGTCGGGTTGTGGCAAGTCCACCTTCATGAAGCTGACCACGGGTCTGCGCATGCCGAGCATGGGCAGGATCCGCATCGACGGGCAGCCGGTGACCGGCCCGTTGAAAATTTCGGGCATGGCGTTTCAGGCGCCGTCATTGCTGCCCTGGCGCACGACGCTGGACAACGTTTTGCTGCCGCTGGAAATTGTGGAGCCCTTTCGCAGCCAGTTCAAGGACCGCAAGCGCGAGTTCGCCGAGCGCGCCAGCAAGCTGCTCGAAAGCGTCGGGCTGGCGGGCATGGAGAAGAAGTTTCCCTGGGAGCTTTCAGGCGGCATGCAGCAGCGCGCGAGCATTTGCCGCGCCCTGATCCATGAGCCCAAGATGCTGTTGCTCGACGAGCCGTTCGGCGCGCTCGATGCGTTCACGCGCGAGGAGCTCTGGTGCACCCTGCGCGATTTGTGGGAAGCGCAGCAATTCAACGTCATCCTGGTCACCCACGATTTGCGCGAGTCGGTGTTTCTGGCCGACACGGTGTACTGCATGAGCAGGAGCCCGGGGCGGTTCGTGGTGCAGCGCGAGATCGAGATCCCGAGGACCAGGGATCTGGAAGTGACCTACACGCCCGGCTTCACCGACATCGTGCACGAACTGCGCGGCCACATCGGCGCGCAGAGAGGGGCTCCCCCTGCGCCGGCCTGACGGTCGCCTCCCCCAGGTGGCAACCCCTGCGGCCGGTCAAAGCCCGTTCCACGGCGTTCCTTGTTGACACCCTCGCTCGCCGTCTTTTCTCGTTACGTACTGGAAACTCCGTGAAGAACAACAAACAACTTGAACGCTGGTCACCGCTGTTGCTGCTGATCGCCATCGTCGTGATCTGGGAAGTGATCACCAGCGGCTTCGGGGTTTCGGAGTTCATTTTCCCCAGCCCTTCGCGGATCTGGATACAGACGCTGG
This region of Hydrogenophaga crassostreae genomic DNA includes:
- a CDS encoding ABC transporter ATP-binding protein translates to MAEDLAPATDTPFVEFDQVWLAYNDELLAKNTFAVEDINLKVKRGEFIAIVGPSGCGKSTFMKLTTGLRMPSMGRIRIDGQPVTGPLKISGMAFQAPSLLPWRTTLDNVLLPLEIVEPFRSQFKDRKREFAERASKLLESVGLAGMEKKFPWELSGGMQQRASICRALIHEPKMLLLDEPFGALDAFTREELWCTLRDLWEAQQFNVILVTHDLRESVFLADTVYCMSRSPGRFVVQREIEIPRTRDLEVTYTPGFTDIVHELRGHIGAQRGAPPAPA
- a CDS encoding ABC transporter substrate-binding protein; this encodes MNKRHALSTLAALVSFAALGSVAHAETPIKFQLDWRFEGPSALFLHPEAKGYFKAAGLDVTVDSGNGSGGTVTRVASGSYDMGFADMAALMEFHANNPDAPNKPVAVMMVYNNTPAAVMALKKSGITKPADLNGKKLGAPVFDAGRKAFPIFQKANNVTSVAWTSMDPPLRETMLVRGDIDAITGFGFTSLLNLEARGVKAADVVMMNYADYGVKLYGNAIIASPKLIKENPAAVKAFLLAFSKGAKEVMASPAVAIESVKARDGIVNVALETRRLQLAVDTVLATPDARKEGFGQVVPARLALMASQVSDAYNTKARIDPAAVWDGSMLPPAAALNVLPPAKK